The segment CACGATCTCGAGGACCCCCGAGACCAGCGCGATGAGCCACGCGTACGGCAGGCCGACCAGCGAGAGCCCCAGGGCGAGCATGGCCGCGAGCGCGGACATGCTCATCAGCTGGCCCCGCACGTACGCCCCCAGGCGATCGATCACCGGCTGGAACTGGGCCTCGATCAGCGCCCGGTGCCGCGCGGGGAAGAGTGCCAGGAACCCGCGCCCCAGCTCGGGGCCCTGCAGCAGCAGGAAGAAGGCGCTCAGGAGCACCATCGCCAGGCCGGCCATCCCGGCAGCGATCTGCAGGGTGATGGAGAGGCCCGCCTGGAGCCACCCCCCCAGGCGCTGGGAGAGCCATGCGCTCGCCTGGATGACGATCCCCGAGAGATCCGGCAACTGCCCCGCCCGCGACGCGTAGAGGCGACTGACGCGCGAAAACCATTCCTGGCCCATGGCCACGTAGCTCGGGAAGTTGGCGACGAAGGCCCGCGCCTGCTCGAGCACCACGGGCAGCACCAGCAGGAACACCAGGGCGAGCACGGCGAAGAGGCCGAGGAAGACCGTGGCGATGGCGGCCGGGCGCGGGAAGCGCCGCGAGATCAGGAAACGAACCGGCGGCTCCAGGGCCGAGGCGACCACCATGGAGACCAGCACCAGACCGAAGACGAGCGGGAAGGTCTTGAGGGCGACGAGCAGCAGGAAGAGGGCGATCGCAATGACGATCGAGCGAGGGGCGATCGCAACCGTCAGGGTCGGCTTGTCCATGGGAAG is part of the Pantanalinema sp. genome and harbors:
- a CDS encoding AI-2E family transporter; protein product: MDKPTLTVAIAPRSIVIAIALFLLLVALKTFPLVFGLVLVSMVVASALEPPVRFLISRRFPRPAAIATVFLGLFAVLALVFLLVLPVVLEQARAFVANFPSYVAMGQEWFSRVSRLYASRAGQLPDLSGIVIQASAWLSQRLGGWLQAGLSITLQIAAGMAGLAMVLLSAFFLLLQGPELGRGFLALFPARHRALIEAQFQPVIDRLGAYVRGQLMSMSALAAMLALGLSLVGLPYAWLIALVSGVLEIVPYLGFLTGVALATLVGVSVSWKVMLLAWVVYAIANLVQGNVLGPFIMARTVEVPPLLVIYAVLVGSQLLGLVGAVIAVPMTAMVLVLVQNLYVPVMDRQTDAEAPPGPGGASATGP